A stretch of DNA from Iodobacter fluviatilis:
CCTTACGATCGCTGTGTTCTGCTTGCAATAAATGCTCAATCAGCCAGCCACACGTTTCCATACTCTGGCCGCCTGGCTCTTCAGATCCAGCCAAGCGGCCGCCATCCCATGCAAGCGCAAGGCTTTGAGTTCAAACACTCATCTCATGCATGGCTCGACTCCTCGTGGTCGCTGTCGAACTCGCTCGCTGCACGCAAGCCGTCGTAACGCTGGGTGTTCGCCTGCGGTTCTTCTACTAATTGCAGCTGCGTTTCAGCGCTAATAGCGGACGGTGGGTCATTCAATCGCGCCACTACATTTAAAATGTGTTCAATGCTGATGACGCCTGACTCCAGTACCAACTCAACCGCAACCAGTACTGCATCCAAACCCGCCACCGGAACCGTGGCCAGCACTTGCGCCATCACCTTGTCTCCCCCGTTACGCCGTAACAACCTTTCCTTGAGCTGCAATAAGGGCGCAGGCATCGACGTAAAGGGCGCACCATTGCGTAAGGCCCCCGGCTTACGGGCAATCAGCGGAATATAGTGCAGCCAATCAAAGCTCACCTGCTGTTGCCCCGTCAGCCGCTGATGTCGGGCCATGATTTCATTATTCGCCACCACCACAACTTGCGTGGGATACAAGCGCACACTCACACGCTGCCGCGACCATTCACAAGGCACCGAGTAACGATTGCGCGCGACGGTGATTAAACAGGTGCTGGAAACCCGAGCCAGATGCTCAACGTAACCATCAAACGGGGTCGGCATCGGCATCATTTCTAAACGCTCTTGCTCCAACATCTCGGCAATGCTCAGACCTTTGAATTCGGGATGCCTGAGCACGCCCCATAAGACGCGACAACGCTCGGCCAGCCACGCATTCAATGCGTCAAAGGTACTGAACTTGATGCTTTGCGCCTCCAGCCAGATTCGCCGCCGACTATCTTGGACATTCTTTTCAACCACGCCTTTTTCCCAGCCAGAGGCGACATTGCAAAAGTCGGGATCAAACAAATAATGGGCGCACATCACCGAGAATCGGGCATTCACGATCCGGCCTTTGCCTTTCAATACCTTATCAACAGCGGTCTTCATATTGTCGTAAATGCCTCGGCGCGGCACACCCCCTAAAGCCGCAAAGGATCGAGTATGCGCATCGAACAACATTTCATGCCCTTGACTGGGATAGGCCACTAACCAGAAGGCGCGACTGGCACACAATTTCAGATGGGAAACTTGAATGCGCCGATAAATACCACCAATAAGTAGATGCTCCTCACTCCAATCAAATTGAAAGGCTTCGCCAAAGCAAATTGCAAGGGCACAAAACCCTGTGGGGTCTTACCGGCTTTGCCCCGCCAAGCACGAACGAAATCAGTGACGCCACTGTAAGCCCCTGTATAACCCTCAGCTTGAATCTGCTCAAACAAGGCTTTGGCGGTGCGACGATTCTGCTTGGATCGGAAGGAGTCGGCAGTCAGGGCTTGTTCTAGAGTGGCATGATAGGCGTCAGTTTGCCAGGCTTACGCTGCCGTACGTATTGCGGCTCAGCCTTGGCAGCGGGTTTGCGAACCCAAGCGCGAATAGTGTTACGCGCCAGCCCCGTGCGCTTGGTGATTTCGTGCAGCGACAGATTATCGCGAAAATACATCCTGCGGATTTTGCCCATCATTTCCATGGTGATCACCTTTTATCCTCTGCTCAAGAGTTAAGCAGAATAAGTAAAGCACCTGGGTCAATTTTGGATCGGCAGAACTAGCTGTGGTGGGTCAGTTTTCGGTCGGCGTCAACAAAATCCCCTTGAAACACGCCGGAGCGAGGAACAAGCGGGGCGGGGTTTCGGCCAGGGAGCGAGGCAGCGAGCCAATCCCGCCTGCCGCCGACTCGATTGTCCGCAGCGCAGGGGCCTTCGTGTTTCGTGGGGTCGCCTTCTTTGGCTTCGTTTCTTGGCGAAGCAAGAAAGGAAGGCCCCGCGGTGGCCAACCGCTCCAAGACCCCCGTGCCAAAGGCACAAAAAAGATCTTTTTGACCTGGGTTAGCCCACGCGGGGAATCCCGCACCAAAACCACCGTGCCGAAGGCACTAAAAAGATCAGACACAACGCTATCAACCGCCTCCCACGTAATGAAAAAGGCCTCCCTTATGTACAAAACCAACTTCAGCAGCGTAACCCGCGCACTCACCCGCCTGCTCCAGCTGCAAGTCCTCAAATCCCACCCCGATGTCACCGTGCATACCGACATCCCGGATCAGCAATTCAGAGAGCAACTCGGCCAAGCGCCCGCGCTCAATCTGTACCTTACCGGCCTGCGGCAAAGCTTTCCTCGCCGCATGAGCGATGTGCTCTCGCCAGCAGCGGCCACCGCCAGCCCAAGCCCCAACACCGCCAGCTTTGACCGCCGCCCGCGCGTGATCGAGCTAAGTTATATGATCACCGCGTGGAGCAAAGCCACCAAAGACCACGCCATCACCGAGCAAAGCCTGCTCTATACCGTGGTGCAAGGCCTTACCGCCACCCAGAGCTGCCACCGGCGCTCTACCGCATGGGCGATCTGCCCGGCCCGGATGACCTGATCGTTGGCGATTACCCGGTGCTGATCGATCTGATGCTGGATAAAGACAGCGATGTACGCAGCGGCGATTACTGGAGCGCCCTCGGCTCGGCCCCGCGCCGCTGGTAGAGCTTACCGTGACCATCCCGCTGGCCGAAGGCACCACTATCACCCTGCCGGTAGTCCACAAAGCCAAATACGACACCCAACACAAAACACCGCAAGACACGTTAGAGCCACCGCTCAACCCAACCCTCAGCGGCACCATCACCGCCCCGTTTCCACCAGACCAGCTGCAAGTCAAGCTGATCGCGCTGGACGAAGGCAAACGCTACACCGCCCGTCCGGATATCAACGGCGATTTCGCCTTCACCACGCTACCTCCTGGGGATTACGTACCCCAGCTGGTGCCTTACGATAAAAAGCTCAAGGCGGTTTCTTTGGGGATGTTTACGGTTGAGGATGAGGGGGGTGGGGTGCCGAGGGGGATGCGGGTGGATTGGAGGTATTGAGGGTCGGCTGAGCGTGACCACTGGCGGAACGATTTAATTTTGCTCTGACCCCAGTTATTTCCCGGTTATTTCATGCGATTGCCACCGATGATTTACGAACAAGAAATGGAAGCAAAAAAAACCGATCTTGGTGTCAGAAAGGACTTGACCACTACACTGTGACCCCAATTTTTAAAGGATGTTTGATTTTAGTGGAATGTGTATCGGAAGGTACATTTGGATGCATGATGAAAAAGGAGGACAGAAACATGTGGAAGACGGAAGAGAGTGGTGTTGGGAGTGATAGAAAGAAGAAGATGGAAATAGCGAAGTTGTTTCCACCGAAGCCAAATAAGATGGACGCCTATGATAGGCTGAATCGTGTGCCGTTGGTTGATAAGAAGGAAATGGTGAAGTTGCGTGCGCTGAGCGTCGGTGGAAAGATAAAAATGCCTGTCGGCGGAGACCTTGACGTACTGGAGACCGCAAGGTCGGGCACATATGACATGGTGACGGCTTCGAGTGGGAACAGGTATTTATTAAATATGGAGTTGAACAATTCGAGATTGGAGAAGAAGGTGGCTTTTACATCGCCGACCACAAATTTACCTCGGACCTCGCATGCGTCATTGCAGGGAGAAGGGGTCATGAGCGCAGACGAGGTAATAATCTCGAAAGGTCAAATCAAGGAATGGAACGCGAATTCGGGGCACTTTCCGTCAAGCGGCAATAAGGAGATACAGAAGAGGGCTCTGTTGCATAAGTACGATGGTTTTCTTACGGAAGGGGCGAGGATACAGATTGGCAGAGATAGCAACGCGCGTCGTGGTGTATCCCAGTTAGTAATGGCAACCGGGTTTAACATGATAGGAGCGAACGTAAAGGAGGAGGTGGAGAGGGTGTTCGAAAAGAAGGGGGGGAGAGTAGCACACGCCTCGTTGCCCCTATTAGGTCAAGCAGCGCTCAACGCCAGCCACATCAGGGGAACAAGGCCTCGAGGAAAGAAATAAAAAGGAATTGGAACGGTTATCGGCGAAGGGGCGGGAGAAAAAAAGGATCGCGGAGATAGTAGAAAAGGCGAAAGGGGGGGGCGGGAATTATCAACTAAGCGTGATGAATGATAATAGCCCTCCACCCTTGTCTAACATAAACTTACAGCAAGAAGTACCGCCACAGTTTACCCAACCGAATCAAAATCATTTAAGAAGGAATTGGGCGAGGAATAGAAATAAGAAATAACGGCGGTCAGAGTAAAGTTAAATAGGCTAGCTGTAGTGGTCAAGTATTTTCAGACACCAAGAAATAACTGGGGTGAAATAACTGGGGTCAGAGTAAAGTTAAATCGGCTAGCCGCTGGCCGATAATTCATAAAACAAGAGAAGCAAAAGCCTCAATCATTCCTCGGATTTCTTCCGCCAGCCAACAGGCCGCCCGACCTTGTTTGCCGTCATGCGTCGCCCAGTCAGGCTTGCAACCTCCACTTCAAAACGCCCGTTGCCAAGCGCCATGCCTTAGAAAACGATGGGGTCAGGTCTTACATTTGACATTTTATAGAGGGTGTAGCAACTTGCTACACTTTTACCAAGGGGCTAAAAAACTGAATGCAGCTTTGGCCATTTTAATGGTTTTGTAACCGCTTGGCATTCTGCGCAATGATGTTGCCTATGTGTTTTTGGCTGCTGCTGCGGATATCGTATTGCTTAGCCAGCTGGGCAAAGGTGGCGGATACGGCCAGTTGCCGCTCCAGTATTTGCGCTGCCCAGGAAATAACTGGGGTCAGAGCAAAGTTAAATCGGCTAGCAGCGGCCCAATAAACAGAAAAACAAGAGAAGTGAAAGCTTCAATTATTCCTCGGATTTCTTCCGCCAGCCAACAGGCCGCCCGACCTTGTTTGCCGTCATGCGTCGCCCAGTCAGGCTTGCAACCTCCACTTCAAAACGCCCGTTGCCAAGCGCCATGCCTTTGTTCGTCGCTAAGCGGATGTCGGCCAACAGTTGATTTTCCACATGGTATTTAAATAAATCACGATAGCCCGCCTGCCGCGACGCGGGGTCGCTACCCAAGGCCAGATACAAGGGATGAGGGGTGCACAGCGCCGATTCTTTACCCAAGGCATTGATCTGGTAGCTGGACCAAACATAATCGGAAGGCTGCTCAACCATCCCAGCTCGGACAGGATTGAGCTCGATATAACGATAAAGCTGCAAAAGATAGCCCTCTTCCTGCACCAAACAGGATTTAAACCGCCCTTCCCATAGCGTGCCGCTGCGCTTGTAGCTGAAGTTGAAATACCGCACATAATTCCTACCCACAGCCTGCATCATCTCGCTAACGGCATTTGCTGTGCGTGGCGTGCAGAGCAAATGCACATGGTTGGTCATCATCACCCAGGCATGAATTTCAACATGATATTTGACGGAATACTCAAGCAACCAATGAGCATAGGCCACAAAATCTTGCTCGCTGGCAAAGCAAACCTGCCGATTATTGCCGCGCTGTATCACATGCTGGGGAATATCAACAGGGCAGGCTCTGGGTAGTCTAGCCATGGGGAAAAACCGAGAGGAAATGGGACGAAGGAAGTATAGGACGGTGAGAAGGAGGGGGAGGTTTAATTTGCTCTGACCCCAGTTATTCACAGATTGGCGTCATCGGCAATACGCTGGCTAAGGGTGGGTGGAATTTTCATATTTGCTGTGGTTTATAGAGGGTGTAGCAACTTGCTACACTTTTACCAGGTGGCTAAAAAACCGACTTCGGCTTTGGCCATTTTAATGGTTTTGTAGGCGCGTGGCGTTCTGCGCAATGATGTTGCCTATGTGTTTTTGGCTGCTGCTGCGGATATCGTATTGCTTAGCCAGCTGGGCAAAGGTGGCGGATACGGCCAGTTGCCGCTCCAGTATTTGCGCTGCCCAGCGCATATCCACCGTGCATTGTTCGGCCAGCCGCAATAGGTGAGCGCGGGTGATATTTAGCGCTTCACCGCAAACATCCATCTGGTGATAGCCACTGGGGCCAGCACAAAAGGTTAGATCGTAAGCAGGGGATAGCACCCAGCGGCGGTCTTGTTGCAATAGGTAGGAAAAGTTTTTTGGGTGATCGTCGCGGTTATTGAATAGCACATTAAAAACGGTGCGCTCGTATGCTTTTTGTACTTCGCGCTCGTCTTTAGTTAAAAACCGCGTCGCGCGCAAAAACGTGGTGTAATCCACCGTGCCAGGCAAGCGAAAATCAGCGTGCAACAGGCCAGCCAGCGTGTGCGTAGGAATACGCATCGCCCCTGCCACATCAAAGCGCTCTATTGCAAATGCGGCAAGCTTGTTATCAAGATCTATATAGCGTGTGGCGGGAATAGCCAAACCACAATCACACGCCAATTGGGCGTATAGGTTTTCAATCGCGCACACTTCTTTATGCTCGTTTTGCGCCTGAAATTTAATCAGCCAAGGCACACTTCCCGTAAAGGCTTGTGTGCTGATGTGGGCACTGCCCGCTGCGTAATGCACCAATACCTTAGGGCGCGCACCGTGTGGCGAGCCACCTATCAAGGCCAGCTGTTTTAAGATGGCACTGTCTTGCCCATTGAGTAAGGCTTGCGCTTGCTGCGCCAGATTCATTAAGTGCACGTCATCCGTAGGTAAGCTCACCTCGCTGGCGGGCAAAAAGCTTAATGCGCCCATCGCCCGGTTTGCAATAAATGACAAACGATCGAGTACCGATATACGCTCTGCAGTCATGCCATTTTGGCGAAACAGCCTATCCATTAACAATAAGCCCCAGCCATCGGGCAGCGCATCGGCAATCAAGCCCGGCAGGCCCAGCTGGTGTGCAGGAAAATCGCTATAAGCTTGCTGGCGTACTTTCAGGTGGCGCGGGGATAATTCCAAGCCTTGCGTGATGGCCTGTGTACTGTATTCAAACAGCAGTTTGCGCCCATCATCCGCCAGCGTAGCAAGGTGCCAACGCTCGCCCCAGCCTTCATAAAATACATCCACTTTTTTAATCATATTTTTTTACATGTGTGTTTTTGCTGGGTGCGCGTTTACGCTCGGCCAGTTGGGCGCGTTCCATTTGGGCTATTGAGCTGGCCACTTGCAGCTGAAACAGCGCTGCCAGCTCATCGGCAAGCCCTAAAGCCATCACAATGCGAATGGCAGATTCCAAAGACGCAACCCCCGTGCTTTCCATATTTTTAACCGTGCCCACGGCCACACCCGCGCTGGCGGCTAAGTCTTTTTGGGTGATGGCTTGCGCCAAGCGCTGGCGCTTAAGCCGCAAACCCAGCTCAGCGCAAATTTCTGTATACGTAGCAAAATTAAA
This window harbors:
- a CDS encoding transposase; the encoded protein is MARLPRACPVDIPQHVIQRGNNRQVCFASEQDFVAYAHWLLEYSVKYHVEIHAWVMMTNHVHLLCTPRTANAVSEMMQAVGRNYVRYFNFSYKRSGTLWEGRFKSCLVQEEGYLLQLYRYIELNPVRAGMVEQPSDYVWSSYQINALGKESALCTPHPLYLALGSDPASRQAGYRDLFKYHVENQLLADIRLATNKGMALGNGRFEVEVASLTGRRMTANKVGRPVGWRKKSEE
- a CDS encoding type II toxin-antitoxin system HipA family toxin, whose protein sequence is MIKKVDVFYEGWGERWHLATLADDGRKLLFEYSTQAITQGLELSPRHLKVRQQAYSDFPAHQLGLPGLIADALPDGWGLLLMDRLFRQNGMTAERISVLDRLSFIANRAMGALSFLPASEVSLPTDDVHLMNLAQQAQALLNGQDSAILKQLALIGGSPHGARPKVLVHYAAGSAHISTQAFTGSVPWLIKFQAQNEHKEVCAIENLYAQLACDCGLAIPATRYIDLDNKLAAFAIERFDVAGAMRIPTHTLAGLLHADFRLPGTVDYTTFLRATRFLTKDEREVQKAYERTVFNVLFNNRDDHPKNFSYLLQQDRRWVLSPAYDLTFCAGPSGYHQMDVCGEALNITRAHLLRLAEQCTVDMRWAAQILERQLAVSATFAQLAKQYDIRSSSQKHIGNIIAQNATRLQNH
- a CDS encoding helix-turn-helix domain-containing protein → MLDFNFATYTEICAELGLRLKRQRLAQAITQKDLAASAGVAVGTVKNMESTGVASLESAIRIVMALGLADELAALFQLQVASSIAQMERAQLAERKRAPSKNTHVKKYD
- a CDS encoding Pvc16 family protein; the encoded protein is MYKTNFSSVTRALTRLLQLQVLKSHPDVTVHTDIPDQQFREQLGQAPALNLYLTGLRQSFPRRMSDVLSPAAATASPSPNTASFDRRPRVIELSYMITAWSKATKDHAITEQSLLYTVVQGLTATQSCHRRSTAWAICPARMT